A single window of Chitinophaga sp. XS-30 DNA harbors:
- the nuoL gene encoding NADH-quinone oxidoreductase subunit L, producing MIHLVWLVPFLPLLGFLINGLGRKYLPKSLTGVVGSGSVLAAFVISLLIFFEVRQPGFVPQVITLFDFISVGSLHIPFAFQVDQLSALFLLIITGVGSLIHIYSTSYMHEESNEGFARYFAYLNLFVFSMLILVLGANYVMMFIGWEGVGLCSYLLIGFWFKNINFNKAANKAFIMNRIGDLGFLLGIFLMIQQFGSVTFSEVFAQVPGLGEQNVILFGIAMLLFIGAMGKSAQVPLYTWLPDAMAGPTPVSALIHAATMVTAGIYMVARSNVIYSLAPYIQAIIVVVGLVTALLAASIALKQNDIKKVLAYSTVSQLGYMFLALGTGAYTAAVFHVMTHAFFKALLFLGSGSVIHAMGGEQDIRKMGGLKKWMPVTNITFLIGCLAIAGIPGLSGFFSKDEILANAFGYSKVIYALALIGALMTAFYMFRLYYITFSGKFRGTHEQEHHLHESPAAITLPLIILAVLSVIGGYVGLPAVFGAPHLLHEYLSPVLVSEHTHHLDHALEWGLMGLSTALVIVMIFIARSKFSNYTDNGAESTGLAKVLENKWYVDELYDAIIVKPLMVLSRFFQEGIERSGIDALVNGVGRGVKWGGGRIRLLQNGQVGFYIFAMVIGMIVLFVISLFL from the coding sequence ATGATACATCTTGTATGGCTGGTTCCGTTCTTACCATTATTAGGATTCCTGATCAATGGACTGGGCAGAAAATATTTGCCCAAATCACTGACAGGCGTTGTAGGCAGCGGTAGTGTGCTGGCGGCATTTGTGATCAGCCTCCTCATCTTCTTTGAAGTAAGGCAGCCGGGTTTTGTCCCGCAGGTCATCACGCTGTTCGATTTCATCAGTGTGGGTTCCCTTCATATTCCCTTCGCCTTCCAGGTAGATCAGCTGAGCGCTTTGTTCCTGCTGATCATTACCGGTGTTGGCTCCCTCATTCATATTTACTCTACCTCATATATGCATGAGGAGAGTAACGAAGGCTTCGCCCGTTATTTCGCCTATCTCAACCTCTTCGTATTCTCCATGCTCATCCTGGTGCTGGGCGCCAACTATGTGATGATGTTCATCGGATGGGAAGGCGTGGGGCTTTGCTCTTACCTGCTGATCGGGTTCTGGTTCAAGAATATCAACTTCAACAAAGCGGCCAACAAGGCATTCATCATGAACCGCATCGGGGATCTCGGGTTCCTGCTCGGCATCTTCCTGATGATACAGCAATTCGGTTCCGTTACTTTTTCCGAAGTATTTGCGCAGGTGCCCGGGCTTGGTGAGCAGAATGTCATCCTGTTCGGCATCGCCATGCTGCTTTTTATTGGCGCCATGGGTAAATCCGCACAGGTGCCGCTGTACACCTGGCTGCCCGATGCCATGGCCGGTCCAACGCCGGTGTCCGCCCTGATCCACGCCGCCACAATGGTGACCGCTGGTATCTATATGGTGGCCCGCAGCAACGTGATCTATTCCCTCGCACCATACATCCAGGCCATTATTGTCGTAGTGGGACTGGTAACGGCATTGCTCGCCGCTTCCATAGCGCTGAAACAGAACGATATCAAAAAAGTGCTGGCCTACTCCACCGTAAGCCAGCTCGGTTATATGTTCCTCGCCCTCGGTACAGGAGCTTATACCGCCGCGGTATTCCATGTGATGACGCACGCTTTCTTCAAAGCGCTGCTGTTCCTGGGCTCGGGTTCCGTGATCCATGCCATGGGCGGAGAGCAGGATATCCGTAAAATGGGCGGCCTCAAAAAATGGATGCCTGTGACCAATATTACCTTCCTGATCGGGTGCCTGGCCATCGCGGGGATTCCCGGCCTCTCGGGTTTCTTTTCGAAAGACGAGATACTGGCCAACGCATTCGGCTACAGCAAAGTGATCTATGCCCTGGCACTGATCGGCGCACTGATGACCGCATTCTATATGTTCCGTTTATACTACATCACCTTCAGCGGCAAATTCCGTGGTACGCATGAGCAGGAACATCACCTGCACGAAAGTCCCGCTGCCATCACCCTGCCCCTGATCATACTGGCGGTACTGTCGGTGATCGGCGGTTATGTGGGGCTGCCCGCAGTATTCGGCGCACCGCACCTGCTACACGAATACCTTTCTCCCGTACTGGTATCGGAGCATACGCATCATCTGGACCATGCCCTTGAATGGGGACTGATGGGGCTGAGCACCGCGCTGGTGATCGTGATGATCTTCATCGCCCGCAGCAAATTCAGCAACTATACGGATAATGGTGCGGAAAGTACCGGGCTGGCAAAAGTGCTGGAGAACAAGTGGTATGTGGATGAACTGTACGATGCCATCATCGTAAAACCGCTGATGGTGCTCAGCCGGTTCTTCCAGGAAGGAATTGAAAGATCAGGTATCGATGCGCTGGTGAATGGTGTAGGCAGAGGCGTAAAATGGGGCGGCGGCCGTATCCGGTTGCTGCAGAACGGGCAGGTGGGTTTCTACATCTTTGCCATGGTGATCGGGATGATCGTATTGTTTGTGATCAGTTTGTTTTTATAA
- the nuoK gene encoding NADH-quinone oxidoreductase subunit NuoK has protein sequence MPVQYYIFLSIALFCIGVMGVLMRRNAIIIFMCIELMLNAVNLLLVAFSKMWVDAGRIDADAAQLFVFFVMVVAAAEVSVGLAIIVMMYRNTHSVDINILSRLKN, from the coding sequence ATGCCGGTTCAATATTACATTTTCTTGAGTATCGCCCTTTTCTGCATAGGTGTCATGGGCGTATTAATGCGCAGGAATGCGATCATCATTTTCATGTGCATAGAGCTGATGCTGAATGCCGTGAACCTTTTGCTGGTAGCTTTCTCAAAAATGTGGGTGGATGCAGGAAGAATAGATGCGGATGCCGCACAGCTCTTTGTGTTCTTTGTAATGGTGGTAGCGGCTGCAGAAGTATCCGTGGGGCTGGCGATCATCGTGATGATGTACCGCAATACCCATTCGGTGGATATCAACATTCTCAGCAGGCTGAAAAACTAA